The following proteins are co-located in the Thermus thermophilus HB8 genome:
- a CDS encoding NTP transferase domain-containing protein — translation MRPSAIVLAGGKEAWAERFGVGSKALVPYRGRPMVEWVLEALYAAGLSPVYVGENPGLVPAPALTLPDRGGLLENLEQALEHVEGRVLVATGDIPHLTEEAVRFVLDKAPEAALVYPIVPKEAVEARFPRTKRTYARLREGTFTGGNLLLLDKSLFRKALPLARRVVALRKRPLALARLVGWDVLLKLLLGRLSLAEVEARAQRILGVEARALVTPYPEVGVDVDREEDLVS, via the coding sequence GTGAGACCTAGCGCCATCGTTCTCGCCGGGGGCAAGGAGGCCTGGGCCGAGCGCTTTGGGGTGGGGAGCAAGGCCCTCGTGCCCTACCGCGGCCGGCCCATGGTGGAGTGGGTCCTGGAGGCCCTCTACGCCGCGGGGCTTTCCCCGGTGTACGTGGGGGAGAACCCCGGCCTCGTCCCCGCGCCCGCCCTCACCCTTCCCGACCGCGGAGGCCTCCTGGAAAACCTGGAGCAGGCCCTGGAGCACGTGGAGGGGCGCGTGCTCGTGGCCACCGGGGACATCCCCCACCTCACGGAGGAGGCGGTCCGCTTCGTTCTGGATAAGGCTCCTGAGGCGGCCCTGGTCTACCCCATAGTGCCCAAGGAGGCGGTGGAGGCCCGCTTTCCCCGGACCAAGCGCACCTACGCCCGCCTCCGGGAGGGGACCTTCACCGGCGGCAACCTTCTCCTTTTGGACAAGTCCCTCTTCCGGAAGGCCCTTCCCCTGGCCCGGCGGGTGGTGGCCCTGCGCAAGAGGCCTTTGGCCCTGGCCCGCCTCGTGGGGTGGGACGTGTTGCTGAAGCTCCTCCTGGGCCGCCTCTCCCTCGCCGAGGTGGAGGCCCGGGCCCAAAGGATCCTGGGGGTGGAGGCCCGGGCCCTCGTCACCCCCTACCCCGAGGTGGGGGTGGACGTGGACCGGGAGGAGGACCTGGTAAGCTAG